The DNA region CCATCCTACACCTTTGATAGCTTTGTGGTAGGAAGTTCAAACCAATATGCTTATACGGCTGCTAAATCCATTGCTGAAAAACCAGGTGTGATGTACAATCCTGTTTTTATTTATGGACCTACAGGACTTGGTAAAACACACCTTATTCATGCTATTGGTAATTATGCTCAAGCAAAAGGTAAAATTGTCATTTACGCTACGATTGAACAGTTCATGAATGACTTTACCTACAATCTTCGAAACCAATCCATGGACAGATTTCGTGAAAAATACCGTAATTGCGATGTTTTACTTATTGATGATACCCAATTTTTATCCAACAAAATTCAAACACAAGAAGAGTTTTTTCACACCTTTAATGAACTCCATTCTGCGGGTAAGCAGATTGTCTTAACGTCTGATAAACCACCTAAAATGATTAATGGCTTAGAAGATCGTTTAAAAAGCCGTTTTGAATGGGGTTTGATTGCCGATATTGGCTTACCAGAATTAGAAACCAAAATTGCCATTATCAAAAAGAAGTGTGAACTAGATGGTATTAATCTTAACAGTGATATTGTCAATTACATTGCAGCCAACATGGGCGATAATATTCGTGAAATTGAAAGTGCTATTATTAACCTCAATGCCTATGCATCACTGATGCGTCAAGAAATTACCCTTGATTTTGCAAAAAATGTTATGCGCGAACAGATTAAAGAACGTCGTGAAAATATTAGCCTTGAAGATATTATTCAAATTATTGCAAAAGATCTCAATATTAAGCCTAGCGAAATTAAATCAACCAAACGTAGTAAAAACATTGTAGAAGCTAGACGTATTGGTATCTATTTGGCACGGACACTCACACCAAACTCAATGCCATCTTTAGCAACCTATTTTGGAATGAAAGATCATACAGCGGTTTCACACAATATTAAAAAGATTAATGAACTGATTGAAACGAATGAGTCCTTCAAACTCAAAGTTGAAGATCTTAAAAATAAGATTTTAACAAAGCAGATATAAAAAGTTTTGATGGTAAACGTGACGAGATGTGAAAAACTCACACCAAATCTTTCACGCAAATAGTCCCTAGTTTGAGGTATAATGTGGATGTTTTCACAAATTCATCCCAATCTACTACTTCAGCTATTTTAAATTAAATAATAAAAGGAGAGTCTATGAAAGTTTCGATCAAAAAAAGTATTTTAGAAAACATGCTACTTAACATACAACCCTATTTAGAAAAAAAAGATTTAAGTCAAATCACATCACATGTTTTACTTATAGCTGAAGAAACTCAATTTACACTAAAAGCAACTGATTATGAAATCGGTCTTAGTTACCATACTCCTGAAATAAAAATTAGTGTTGCAGGTAATGCAACCGCTAATGGTAAAAAACTTTTGGATATCATCAAAGGTTTAAAAGATGACGAAGTTATTTTAGAAACAATCAATGATTACCTCTACATCAAACAGAATAGCTCCAAATTTAAACTTCCAATGCTAAGCCCTAGTGATTTTCCTCCTTTCCCTGAAATTGATTCTAAACCTAAATTTGACATCAATAGCAATACCCTTGTTCGCTCTATCAAAAAGATAGCTCCTGCTATTGATAGTAATAATCCTAAATTTGAGCTCAACGGATCATTAATTGATATTAAAGACAATAGCATCAGTTTAGTTGCAACCGATACGAAACGTCTTGCCATTATGAAAATCGAACAACCAACAGAACATGATTTTTCATTGATTATTCCTAAAAAAGCTATCGGTGAAATTCAAAAACTTTTTTTTGATAATATTGAAATTTTTTATGATGAAAATACACTCATTGCAAGTTCAGCCCATTTTACATTTTTTACAAAACTCATCAACGGAAAATTTCCTGATTATCAACGCATTATTCCAAAAAATAAAAACTATCGAATTTTACTTAACCGTGAATCTATGGTGGAATCTATTAAACAAATTTCTATTATTTCCCCTGAAATTAAAATCACTTTTAAACCTGATAAAATTGTCTTTGAAAGTTTAAATGATGATAACATTGAAGCAAAAACAGAAATTGATTTTAAAACAGGACTTGAGAGTGATATTTACCTTGCAGTTAACAGTCGTTATATTTTAGATTTTTTATCTAATATCGAAAATAGTAACTTTACCCTAGGTTTCAATGATAGTGGCCTTCCATTCACTTTAGAAAGTGATAATTTTACGACCATTGTTATGCCAATTATGATTTAAAAAATTAAGCACACAGTGCGTGAGCTTACGCTTTTGTAAACTCAGCGCTAGCGTAGCTTTTAGAGCTTTGCTTTAAAAGCGTATCAAAGAATTAAAAATAGGAAGTGGAGAAAATATGAGTACTTACGGTGCAGACAATATTAAAGTTTTAAAAGGCCTTGAAGCAGTACGAAAGCGTCCAGGTATGTATATTGGTGATACCAACATTAATGGTCTTCATCACCTTATTTATGAAGTGGTTGATAACTCTATTGATGAAGCAATGGCAGGCTATTGTGATCTGATTAAAGTGGAACTTACACGTGAAGGTTCATGTATCGTTATTGATAATGGTCGTGGTATTCCCGTTGGTTGGCATGAGGGTGAAAATATGTCAGCGGCGACGGTTGTTTTAACCGTACTTCATGCAGGTGGAAAGTTTGATAAAGATACCTATAAAGTGAGTGGAGGTTTGCACGGTGTTGGTGTTTCGGTTGTAAATGCTCTCTCATCTAAACTTATCGCTACGATTAAACGTGAAGGAAATGAGCATCGTCAAGAATTTGCATGTGGTATTCCTCAAACACCATTAGGTGTGGTTAAAACAACCAATCGTACGGGTACAATGATTGAGTTTTGGCCTGATGGTACTATTTTTGAAACAACAGAATTTCAATTTGAAATTTTGGCAACACGTTTCCGAGAGCTTGCTTATCTTAACCCAAAAATTCGAATTGAACTTAAAGATCAAAGAGATGGACGTGCTGAAGTGTACCACTTTGAAGGTGGTATTAAACAGTTTGTAATGGATCTCAATAAAAAAGAAAAAGTAGCAGAAGCTGTTCATTATACTGCTAGCATTGATGATGTTGAAGTTGATGTTGCGATGATGTATAACTCAACCTACAGTGAAATTTTCTACTCTTTTGTTAATAACATTAAAACCATTGATGGTGGAACCCATGAGAGCGGTTTTAGAGCAGGACTGACACGTGCTATTACCAACTATATCTCTTTAAATGCAGGAGCACGTGAAAAAGATGCCAAAATAACGGGTGATGATGTTCGCGAGGGTTTGATTGCTATTGTCAGTGTTAAAGTACCTGAACCTCAATTTGAGGGTCAAACCAAAGGAAAATTGGGTAGTTCTTACGTTAAACCTATTGTTCAAAAATTGGTCTATGAACAACTGGTTAAATATTTTGAAGAAAACCCTATTGAAGCCAAAGCGATTATGAACAAAGCGCTTGCAGCGGCACGTGGTCGTGAAGCGGCTAAAAACGCACGTGATCTAACACGAAGAAAAGATGCTATGAGCATTGGCACACTTCCTGGAAAATTGGCAGATTGTCAAAGTAAAGATCCAAGTATTTGTGAACTTTATCTTGTAGAGGGCGATAGTGCGGGTGGTTCAGCTAAACAAGGACGTGATAGAGTTTTTCAAGCCATTTTGCCACTTAAAGGTAAAATTCTTAACGTTGAAAAAAGCCGTTTAGACAAAATTTTAAAATCCGATGAAATTAAAAATATGATTACAGCCTTAGGATGCGGTATTGGCGATGAATTTAATGAAGAGAAACTTCGTTATCACAAGCTTATCATTATGACCGATGCGGATGTCGATGGTAGCCATATTCAAACCCTTCTTTTAACATTCCTTTTCCGCTTTTTGCGCCCTATTGTGGATAATGGTTATGTCTATTTAGCTCAACCACCACTTTACCGTTATAAAAAAGGTAAAAAAGAGATTTATCTCAAAGATGATCATGAAATGAATGCCTTTTTAATTGAATCAGGTATGGATAGTATTGCGATTGAAGGTGTTGGAACTCCTGATTTAGTGGATTACTTTAAAATTATCTCTGCATATCGAGGTATTTTAAAAGAGCTTGAAAAACGTTTTGCTATGATCGAAGTAATTCGTTATTTGATTGAAAATCCAGATTTGATTGTACTTCCTACGGAAGGATTATTTGTTGAAATTCAAAAATTTATTACAAACCTTGGTTACAATATTTTAAATCATTACATCAATGATGAAGGAATTCATCTCTTTATTCAAACCAAAGATGGTTTAGAAGAACTTCTTTTAGATGAAACGTTCTATACCAATCCTCTTTATGAAGAAGCACGTTACATTTACACAAAAATACAAGAACGTGACTTTGATGTGTTTGACGGTAAAGATCCTGTTGAAGTGTTAGATGAAATTGAAAAAAGTGCTAAAAAAGGTGCTTATATCCAACGCTACAAAGGTCTTGGTGAAATGAATCCTGAACAACTTTGGGAAACAACCATGAATCCTGAAAACAGACGCCTTTTACAAGTTAAGGTTGAAGATGCAGAAGCAGCCAGTGACACCTTTACCCTCTTTATGGGTGATGAAGTTGAACCTCGCCGACAGTACATTCAAGATCATGCCAAAGATGTAAAACACTTGGACGTTTAATGCTCTATTCTGAGATTAAGGAGAGAGAAAATCGATTTATTACAGCTCTTAAAATCGCTTTTCCTTTTCTTCTTCTCATCGGCATTTTTTTTCACGCATTTCAACTTTTTCCTTATACTTCAGTCAATTTTATTCTTCTTATTTTGCTAATTCCCATTTATGTTTATTATACGGTCTATTTGATTTATCATGGATTTCAAACAACGTTGATTGATCCTACGACTAAAACATTTACCAGAATGGAAATAATGACTAAAATCGAAAACATAAAAGATCGAGAGAATACGACAATCATCTTTTTACATGTAAATAATTTTAGTGATATTAATGAGCGTTATGGTATCCATAATGGAGATATTCTGCTCTTTCATTTTATACAAAAATTAGAGTTTTTTTTACGAGAACATCATTTTAAAAATGTTTCCATTGGGCGCTATAGCAATGATAGTTTTTTGTTTTACATTAAAAATCCAAGTAAAGAACTTCGTCATCTTTTAACTATTTTTACGAAGAGTGTTCAAAATGTAGGAATTTCGAATATCGAAATAAAAGTTGATTTTTCACTTTTAAGTGCTGCCTATGACAGTGATACAAAAAATATCATAGAACATCTTTTAATGCTCATAGAAGAACAAAAAAAGAGTGAAGAAATAATGCCAAATATCAAGCTCAATCAATTTCAAATGATTATAGATGAAGCAATTAAATACCATCAACTTTTTTTTAAATATCAACCCTCTTTAAGCCTTGAAACTGAAAAAATCGAAATAGTAGAAGTCTTAACTCGTATGGAATCTCAAACCTATGGATTGCTTTCCAAACAACAGATTCAGCGTATTGTTAACCACACAGGGTATGAAAAAATATTTGATGAAAAAGTTTTTGAACTTCTAGTGGAGGAAATTTTACCTTTACTGGAAAAAGAAGTTCTTTTGAGTGTTGAAATTTCACCTGTAACACTACGAAATCTCAGTTTTAAGCACTATCTTATAACACTTTTTGAAAAAAAGAATATTGCACCAAATCGCTTTATTCTTGAATTTACAGAAAAAAAGAGTTATGAAAATATGCACCGGTTTAGAGAAATTATAGAGAGTTATCAAGAAGTCGGGTTTAAAATAGCCCTAGGTAATTTTGGGGGTAATAACTGTAGTTTTGAGTATCTTAAACATTTACCCATTGATTTAGTGAAGTTTGACATTGAATTTACTAAAAAAATAGATGATTCCAAATACCAACAACTTCTTTTACATTATGTAGAACTCATCCAAACACTTCATATACAAAGTATGGTAAAATTTGTCGATAAAGAGGCATATTTTCAAAAGATGAAAGAGATAAAACCTGATTATATACAAGGGTTTTGTATTTCAAAGCCTAAAAATTTAGAACAAATAATAGGAGACATTTTATGAAATACGGTGAACAAATTATTAAAGAATTTGATGTTGAAAAAGACTTAGAAATTTGGCCTAATCAACATAAAAAAAATTATGTGATTAAGCTTACATTGCCAGAGTTTTGTTGTTTGTGCCCACGCAGTGGTTATCCCGATTTTGCAACCATTTACATTGACTATACTCCTGATGAACTTGTTGTTGAGCTCAAAGCAATCAAGCTTTACATTAACAGTTTTATGAACCGAAACATTAGCCATGAAAATAGTGCTAATGAAATTTATGATTTACTAGACCGTAAACTCAAGCCAAAATGGCTCAAAGTTGTTGCTGATTTTAATCCTAGAGGTAATGTTCATACGGTCATTGAAATCGATTCAAAACAAGTACGAAATGAGAGTTCATGTTAAGTCCAAAACTCATTGAGCAGTTTTTTGGGGCTGCATCGATTCAGCGTTGGAATGATTATCCACGCATGGTTGAACTCGTGGAACTTGATAAACAAGCGCATAAATTTATCATAGCTTATTTGATTGCAAAAATGGAACCCAAAGAGAGCATTAATATGCGCTCTTTAATTGAAGCGGGCATTTTTGAATTTTTGCGTCGCGTGGTTGTCACCGATATTCGCCCCGATGTTTTTCGCAAAGCACTTCAAAAAAAAGAGAAAGAGATCAATACTTGGGTTTTAGAACAGCTCTATGACTCACTCAGCGATATTGAAGAGGGTGCTTTTTACGAGCGTTTTAAAACCTATCTAAATGATAGTTCCATGTATAAAAAAGAGCGTTTTATCCTTAAAGCCGCTTCGTATATGGCAACGCGTTGGGAATTTTCCATTGTCTATCAAACCAGCCAATTTTTAAACAATATTGACCGTGTGAAAGAGGCAGTTGAAGAGGAAATCGAAGATTATTATGAACTTATAAGTGTTCGTAAAATGGCAATGAATAAAAAAATCTCTAAAATTGTTGATTTAAGCGGACGACTTCGTTTTCAAAAACGTTGGGCACAAACGCCTCGTATTCCTGAAACTTCTGTATTGGGGCATATGCTGATTGTTGCCATTTTGGGCTATTTTTACTCCCTCTCTGCCAAAGCGTGTGATGGGCGTCTGGTCAATAACTTCTTTTGTGCTCTTTTTCATGATTTTCCTGAAGCGCTCACCCGTGACATCATCTCTCCCGTTAAATATTCTGTCAGTGGATTGGATGATATTATCAGTGAGTTTGAAATTAAGATGATTGAAGAAGAGATATTGCCTTACCTTCCAGAGGGGCTCACTAAAGAGTTTAAATACCTTCTTGGACTTTACGGGGACAATCAAAAAGATGAATTTATGAACCGCATCAATGAGCATGAAATCAAAATGGTTGAAGATGTTTCAGCCTACAATGAGGAAAAATACAATGCCATTGATGGAAAAGCACTTAAAAATTGCGATAATTTAGCTGCATTTATTGAAGCGACACTTTCTATTTCGCATGGTGTTAGATCCAAAGAACTGATACAAGGCAAAGAGCATATTCGCGGTAAATTGAAAGAAAAAGGAAAAATAGGAAATGTTGATTTTTATGAATTAGCATTGGAAATTGAAACGTATTTGGGAGTTTAGAAAAAAGGTATAAAAAAACCCTCTCCCAGATGACTGCGGCACACACCTAAAAAAAGCGCTCTGCTGTGTTCCCACCCTGAAGCGTTACTCTTAAAAGACATTGCACAGGTCTAGAAGAAGGCGAAGCGTATTTTACCCAAAAATTCTTAAAATATACAGAGGATAGTCATGGTAGACCCAAAAATTGAAGAGAGTTGGAAAAATGTTTTACGTGAAGAGTTTCAAAAGCCCTATTTTGAAGCTTTAAAAAGCTTTTTAGTGGAAGAAAAAAAACACTATACTGTTTATCCTAGTGGTGCAAACATCTTTGCAGCATTTGATAACACACCCTTTGAAAGCGTTGAAGTGGTCATTTTAGGACAAGATCCTTATCATGGAGCGAGTCAGGCACACGGGCTCTCTTTCTCCGTACAAGACGGCATCCAGCATCCGCCATCCCTTCAAAATATTTTTAAAGAGCTTAAAGATGATTTGGGTTGTACCATTCCTAAAAATGGTAATTTAACTGCGTGGGCAAAGCAAGGTGTCTTTTTACTCAACACCGTTTTAACCGTACGTGCTAGCGAAGCTAATTCACACCGAGGACAGGGTTGGGAAAACTTTACAGATGCTGTGATTAAGACGTTAAGCACTGAAAAAGAACATTTGGTATTTATTCTTTGGGGAAGTCCAGCAGGTGCAAAAGCGAGCCTCATTGATGGTAATAAACACCTGATTTTACGTGCTCCTCACCCTTCTCCTCTTTCCTCATACCGTGGATTTTTTGGTTCGAAGCCCTTTTCAAAAAGCAATGAATATCTTACATGTAACGGCAAAAAGCCGATTAATTGGTGCTTAGCTTGAGTGTAAAAGAGGCAATTTACGCGTGGTATCAAAAAAATGGTCGTCATGATCTTCCCTGGCGCCAAACCACTGATGCCTACAAAATTTATCTCAGTGAAATTATGCTGCAACAGACCCAAGTCAAGACAGTATTGGAACGTTTTTATTTTCCTTTTTTGGAGCGATTTCCGACCCTTCAAAGTGTGGCAGAGGCTCCGCTTGATGATGTTTTAAAAATGTGGGAAGGACTTGGCTACTACACTCGTGCTCGAAATCTTCACCATACTGCGCTTACATGTAACGGTATTTTGCCTAAAAATCCTGAAGAACTTGGTGGGCTGAAAGGCATTGGCAAAAGTACGGCACATGCAATTTGCTCGTTTGCGTATCATCAAGCACTCCCAATCTTGGATGCCAATGTGAAGCGCGTTTTGTGTCGTTATTTTGCACTTAATGTCAAAGATGAAAAAGTGCTTTGGGAAAAGGCGTGGAAACTTTTACATGTAAAGCATCCCTATGAACATAACCAAGCAATGATGGACATTGGAGCACTCGTGTGTACGCCCAAAAATCCAAACTGTTTAGAGTGTCCACTAAACTTTACATGTAAAGGTAAAGATACGCCTGAAAACTATCCACAATCCCTTAAAAAAGCGAAAGTTCCTATCAAGCGACGTTTTGCCTTGGTTGCACTCAAAGAGGGCAAATTGGGGCTCATTCAACGCAAAGAAAGACTTCTTCATGGCCTTTGGGGATTTGTTCAAGTGGATGAGTGCCCAGAAAATGCAGAAATTTTAGGAAAAGTAACGCACACCTACAGCCATTTTAAGCTGGAGTTAGAAGTCGTGAAATGCGATTTACATGTAAAAGTTGATGATTATTTTACGCCAGAGCAAATTGCGACACTGGCTCTATCAACAGTTGATAAAAAGATTTTACAACTACCCGCCATGATGGGGAATGTAACCCCTGCTACCCCAAAGTAAAAGTGTCGCACCACACAAACTGACCACCATCATAACGCCCATGATAGGCAAGAGTGTACCATCGTGTAACGAGCTTGCAATAAAGCCCATGAGTGCTCCCACGCTGTACTGTAAAACACCAATAATGGCATTGGCTGAGGCACTAATACTAGGAAAAAATTCCAATGTTAATGAAACAGAATTTCCGAAAACAAACCCTAAAATACCAACATAGAGTCCTACTAAGGGAAAAATAACAAAGAGGCCTGCGTCACGTAATACGAATAACATAATACCGACAATGGCTTGTACGATAACTCCAAAACGTAAGAGTTGTAAGGGGTCTTTTCGCTTCACAACCCAAACATTAAGCCTTCCAAAGATCATCATCATTAAAACATTAATACCGAAAAAAAGTGAAAATCGGCTTGCGCTGACATGAAAATGCTCCATGTAAACGAATGAGGAAGAGGTAATAAAGGTATACATACCAGAGGTACAAAGTATTTGTGAAACAATGAAAACCATTGCAAGTTTGTGGCTTAAAACGGTTTTATAGTTTTGAATGGGGGTAATTTTAGTGCGTATTTGTTTTGTGGCAGGAAAGCGAAATAGATAAAAAATTAGGGCAAAAAGGGTGTAAAATCCAAGAATTAAAAAAATGGCTTCCCACTCAAAAAATTTAAGAACCAATGCGCCAAGCGTTGGTGCTAACAGTGGCGCCATGAGCATTACCATCGCAATTAATGAAAAAATACGTGCACTCTCTTTCCCATTAAACATGTCACGTACGGTGGCAGAGACATTGACAGTGGCAACACCTCCTCCAAAAGATTGAAGAGCTCGAAGAATCCAAAAAATTTCGATTTGATTGGTAATGGAGAGCAATAAACTGCTCATTCCAAAAACAATCAATCCTATCATAACCATAGGGCGTCTGCCATAAGCGTCGGAAATGGGCCCACCCAAAAGCTGTCCCATTGCCATACCAAAAAAGTAGAGGCTAAGGCTAAATTCAACATTGGGGATACTTGTGTGAAGGTCTGTTGCAATGGCTGGGAATGAAGGTAAATACATATCAATCGCCAAAGGAGTAATTGCCGATAAAGACGCAAGGACTAAGACGATTTGGCGCTCTGTAAGGGCTTTAGACATGCGTTTTTTTCTTTCGTGTAGATAGTTTTATAGAAATTATAGGGTAAAAGTTTAAATTTTATGTTAATAGATAAGAGAATATTTTGAAACGGTTAATATTATAATCCTTTTGATCACCATACATTAATAGTTTTTTAAGCGGACTCTATCTACAATCTTGTAATAAATGATATGTGATAAAGTATCACATATGTTGGAACAAACTTTTTTTGCTAACGGTAAGTGCCAGACATTGAACAATTAAGGTTGCCCACAATGATTTATTTTCTATTTTTAGATAATAAAGTCTTTGATTAATGTTAAAAATTTATCATATGGAGGTTTTGCAATGTCGAAACGGATCATTTCGATACTAGTTCCTGTCTTGGTTTTACTGATCGTTTGGTTTTCTCCTATTCCCTCAGGGCTTACTATTCAAGCGTGGCATTATATGGCAATCTTTTTAGCTGTGATTGTTGGACTTGTTATTGAGCCTGTTCCTGCCGCATTGGTAGGACTAATAGGTGTTTCACTAATGGCTTTAATAGGACTTGCGGGCAAAACACCCGCAGATAATGTCAAATGGGCACTTTCAGGGTTTTCCAATTCGACAATTTGGTTGATTTTCGCCGCATTTATGTTTGCAATGGGTTACCAAAAAACGGGTTTAGGAAAAAGAATATCGCTTATTATGATTCGCTACATGGGTAAAAGTTCACTCGGTCTTGGCTATGCGGTGGCGTTTGCCGACCTTGTGTTAGCACCCTTTATGCCTTCGAATACGGCGCGAGGAGGAGGAACCATTTTCCCTATTGCGATTAACATCCCCATTATTTTCAATTCAACACCTGAGCATGAACCTCGTAAAATGGGTGCATACATCACATGGATAGCGATGAGCGCAACCTGTGTGACAAGCTCCATGTTTCTAACGGCACTTGCCCCCAATCTTCTTGCCATTGATCTCATCGCAAAAGGTGCAAATATTTTCATAACATGGGGTGCGTGGGCAAAAATCATGGTACCTCTTATGTTTGCCACTTTTCCTTGTAACGCCACTTTTGGTTTATTGGATTTATCCACCTACTCAAAAACAGTCTCCTGAAGCGCCTGCATGGGCAAAAGATGAGTTAAAAAAGATGGGCGATATTTCGTTAAAAGAAATTTTGATGGGATCATTCGCATTTTTAGCGCTCATCCTTTGGATCTTTGGTAAAGAGCTCAATGTTGATGCAACAATAGCCGCGATTTCTATCACCGTGATGATGGTCTTAACGAATGTTGTCTCTTGGGATGATGTCATTGGTAATAAGCCTGCATGGAATATTTTAGTCTGGTTTGCAACACTCGTGGCATTGGCCTCAGGGGCTTAAAGATGTCGGTATTTTGGCATGGATGGGCAAAGGGACTGAAGTTTATCTCTCAGGACTAAGCCCCACAATGTTGATGATCTCAATGATAGTGCTCTTCTTTCTTTTGCACTACTTTTTTGCCAGTTTAACGGCGCACACGACAGCATTATTGCCTATTTTTATTGTGATTGCGTCAAAACTGATTGCTCCTGATCAGTTGATGACTTTTATGATTTTACTCACCAGTACGATTGGTTTGATGGGAATTATCACCCCTTATGGTACAGGACCTTCGCCTATTTGGTATGGCGCTGGTTATATTTCACAAGGAAAATGGTGGGCATTAGGCGCTATTTTTGCAACTATTTTCATGGCGGTACTTTTAGTCGGTGCTTTGATTTTTCTCTAAATATGATTTACATGTAAAGGATATAACGATGTTTGTACTCGATCAAAAAGAGATGATGACTCAAACGTTAGGAAAGTTTGTGGATTTAGTTTCCAAAGAGCTCCCTGATGATGTGATGGCAAAGCTTAAGGAACTCAGAGTTCAGGAAGAACAACCTTTGGCCAAAGCCATTTATGATGTGATGTTTGAAAATATGGATAAAGCGAAAAAGCTCAGTCGCCCGACCTGTCAAGATACGGGAGTCATTCAATATTTTGTCAGAACAGGTGCTAAATTTCCCTATTTGGGACAATTACGTGAGATCTTAAAAGAGGCTACGATTCTTGCGACTAAAAGTGCCCCGCTCAGACTCAATGCCGTTGAAGTTTTCGATGAAGTCAACACAGGAACCAATGTTGGTACGGATGTTCCTTACATTACGTGGGATATCGTTG from Sulfurospirillum diekertiae includes:
- the dnaN gene encoding DNA polymerase III subunit beta, whose amino-acid sequence is MKVSIKKSILENMLLNIQPYLEKKDLSQITSHVLLIAEETQFTLKATDYEIGLSYHTPEIKISVAGNATANGKKLLDIIKGLKDDEVILETINDYLYIKQNSSKFKLPMLSPSDFPPFPEIDSKPKFDINSNTLVRSIKKIAPAIDSNNPKFELNGSLIDIKDNSISLVATDTKRLAIMKIEQPTEHDFSLIIPKKAIGEIQKLFFDNIEIFYDENTLIASSAHFTFFTKLINGKFPDYQRIIPKNKNYRILLNRESMVESIKQISIISPEIKITFKPDKIVFESLNDDNIEAKTEIDFKTGLESDIYLAVNSRYILDFLSNIENSNFTLGFNDSGLPFTLESDNFTTIVMPIMI
- a CDS encoding HD domain-containing protein; amino-acid sequence: MLSPKLIEQFFGAASIQRWNDYPRMVELVELDKQAHKFIIAYLIAKMEPKESINMRSLIEAGIFEFLRRVVVTDIRPDVFRKALQKKEKEINTWVLEQLYDSLSDIEEGAFYERFKTYLNDSSMYKKERFILKAASYMATRWEFSIVYQTSQFLNNIDRVKEAVEEEIEDYYELISVRKMAMNKKISKIVDLSGRLRFQKRWAQTPRIPETSVLGHMLIVAILGYFYSLSAKACDGRLVNNFFCALFHDFPEALTRDIISPVKYSVSGLDDIISEFEIKMIEEEILPYLPEGLTKEFKYLLGLYGDNQKDEFMNRINEHEIKMVEDVSAYNEEKYNAIDGKALKNCDNLAAFIEATLSISHGVRSKELIQGKEHIRGKLKEKGKIGNVDFYELALEIETYLGV
- the queF gene encoding preQ(1) synthase, translated to MKYGEQIIKEFDVEKDLEIWPNQHKKNYVIKLTLPEFCCLCPRSGYPDFATIYIDYTPDELVVELKAIKLYINSFMNRNISHENSANEIYDLLDRKLKPKWLKVVADFNPRGNVHTVIEIDSKQVRNESSC
- the gyrB gene encoding DNA topoisomerase (ATP-hydrolyzing) subunit B encodes the protein MSTYGADNIKVLKGLEAVRKRPGMYIGDTNINGLHHLIYEVVDNSIDEAMAGYCDLIKVELTREGSCIVIDNGRGIPVGWHEGENMSAATVVLTVLHAGGKFDKDTYKVSGGLHGVGVSVVNALSSKLIATIKREGNEHRQEFACGIPQTPLGVVKTTNRTGTMIEFWPDGTIFETTEFQFEILATRFRELAYLNPKIRIELKDQRDGRAEVYHFEGGIKQFVMDLNKKEKVAEAVHYTASIDDVEVDVAMMYNSTYSEIFYSFVNNIKTIDGGTHESGFRAGLTRAITNYISLNAGAREKDAKITGDDVREGLIAIVSVKVPEPQFEGQTKGKLGSSYVKPIVQKLVYEQLVKYFEENPIEAKAIMNKALAAARGREAAKNARDLTRRKDAMSIGTLPGKLADCQSKDPSICELYLVEGDSAGGSAKQGRDRVFQAILPLKGKILNVEKSRLDKILKSDEIKNMITALGCGIGDEFNEEKLRYHKLIIMTDADVDGSHIQTLLLTFLFRFLRPIVDNGYVYLAQPPLYRYKKGKKEIYLKDDHEMNAFLIESGMDSIAIEGVGTPDLVDYFKIISAYRGILKELEKRFAMIEVIRYLIENPDLIVLPTEGLFVEIQKFITNLGYNILNHYINDEGIHLFIQTKDGLEELLLDETFYTNPLYEEARYIYTKIQERDFDVFDGKDPVEVLDEIEKSAKKGAYIQRYKGLGEMNPEQLWETTMNPENRRLLQVKVEDAEAASDTFTLFMGDEVEPRRQYIQDHAKDVKHLDV
- a CDS encoding bifunctional diguanylate cyclase/phosphodiesterase, coding for MLYSEIKERENRFITALKIAFPFLLLIGIFFHAFQLFPYTSVNFILLILLIPIYVYYTVYLIYHGFQTTLIDPTTKTFTRMEIMTKIENIKDRENTTIIFLHVNNFSDINERYGIHNGDILLFHFIQKLEFFLREHHFKNVSIGRYSNDSFLFYIKNPSKELRHLLTIFTKSVQNVGISNIEIKVDFSLLSAAYDSDTKNIIEHLLMLIEEQKKSEEIMPNIKLNQFQMIIDEAIKYHQLFFKYQPSLSLETEKIEIVEVLTRMESQTYGLLSKQQIQRIVNHTGYEKIFDEKVFELLVEEILPLLEKEVLLSVEISPVTLRNLSFKHYLITLFEKKNIAPNRFILEFTEKKSYENMHRFREIIESYQEVGFKIALGNFGGNNCSFEYLKHLPIDLVKFDIEFTKKIDDSKYQQLLLHYVELIQTLHIQSMVKFVDKEAYFQKMKEIKPDYIQGFCISKPKNLEQIIGDIL
- the dnaA gene encoding chromosomal replication initiator protein DnaA, which codes for MLADTVIELLKGEIASLEYDRYIKQLKFHEKASNSDQMVFLAPNILIANWVRTKYADKIAHLFELKTGKKPEIKIVLKEHLKTTKVKTTPIEIIDAIKNTKNTILNPSYTFDSFVVGSSNQYAYTAAKSIAEKPGVMYNPVFIYGPTGLGKTHLIHAIGNYAQAKGKIVIYATIEQFMNDFTYNLRNQSMDRFREKYRNCDVLLIDDTQFLSNKIQTQEEFFHTFNELHSAGKQIVLTSDKPPKMINGLEDRLKSRFEWGLIADIGLPELETKIAIIKKKCELDGINLNSDIVNYIAANMGDNIREIESAIINLNAYASLMRQEITLDFAKNVMREQIKERRENISLEDIIQIIAKDLNIKPSEIKSTKRSKNIVEARRIGIYLARTLTPNSMPSLATYFGMKDHTAVSHNIKKINELIETNESFKLKVEDLKNKILTKQI
- a CDS encoding uracil-DNA glycosylase; translated protein: MVDPKIEESWKNVLREEFQKPYFEALKSFLVEEKKHYTVYPSGANIFAAFDNTPFESVEVVILGQDPYHGASQAHGLSFSVQDGIQHPPSLQNIFKELKDDLGCTIPKNGNLTAWAKQGVFLLNTVLTVRASEANSHRGQGWENFTDAVIKTLSTEKEHLVFILWGSPAGAKASLIDGNKHLILRAPHPSPLSSYRGFFGSKPFSKSNEYLTCNGKKPINWCLA